In one Thermanaerovibrio velox DSM 12556 genomic region, the following are encoded:
- a CDS encoding nucleoside deaminase: MEEALSEARAAFEAGDVPVGAVIVVAGRVVGRGRNVREVDQDPLGHAEMVAIRDACSRLGRWRLDGASIYVTLEPCVMCAGAILQSRIGEVHFSLRDPKAGACGSLYDVLRDPRQPLRCRVFEGEKAEESRRLLWAFFKSRRGVRAGQSAEG, from the coding sequence ATGGAAGAAGCCCTTAGTGAGGCCCGAGCTGCCTTTGAGGCTGGTGACGTGCCGGTGGGGGCGGTTATCGTCGTGGCGGGCCGGGTTGTAGGTAGGGGCAGGAATGTCAGGGAGGTTGACCAAGATCCTTTAGGGCATGCGGAAATGGTGGCTATAAGGGATGCATGTTCCCGGCTTGGTCGCTGGCGGCTTGATGGGGCCTCCATCTATGTGACGTTGGAGCCCTGTGTTATGTGTGCGGGTGCCATATTGCAGAGCCGCATAGGGGAGGTACATTTTTCGCTAAGGGATCCCAAGGCTGGGGCATGTGGATCCCTGTATGATGTCCTTAGGGATCCCAGGCAGCCTCTTCGATGTAGGGTGTTCGAGGGAGAGAAGGCGGAGGAATCGCGGCGTTTACTGTGGGCCTTTTTCAAATCCCGCAGGGGTGTTAGAGCTGGACAATCCGCGGAGGGTTGA
- the tsf gene encoding translation elongation factor Ts gives MSVDMEAVKDLRARTGAGVLDCKKALAECGGNIEKAVDYLREKGLAKAAKKVGRTAAEGLVFSYIHTNGKIGVLLEINCETDFVARTDEFKKLGHEIAMHIAAANPQYVSPEDVPSEDLEREKEIYRKQALEEGKPAHIVDKIAEGRVNKFYEETCLLEQPYIRDPEKKIKDLVMENIAKIGENIVVRRFTRYAISE, from the coding sequence ATGTCTGTGGATATGGAAGCGGTGAAGGACCTTAGGGCTCGTACCGGAGCTGGAGTTTTGGATTGCAAGAAGGCGTTGGCGGAGTGTGGAGGGAACATCGAGAAGGCAGTGGACTACCTTCGGGAGAAGGGTCTTGCCAAGGCGGCCAAGAAGGTTGGTCGTACCGCCGCCGAGGGGTTGGTCTTCAGCTACATCCATACCAACGGCAAGATAGGCGTTCTGTTGGAGATCAACTGTGAGACCGATTTTGTGGCCAGGACCGACGAGTTTAAGAAGCTCGGGCATGAGATAGCCATGCACATTGCCGCCGCCAATCCTCAATACGTATCCCCCGAGGATGTCCCCTCTGAGGACCTTGAAAGGGAGAAGGAGATCTATCGGAAGCAGGCCCTAGAAGAGGGCAAGCCGGCCCATATAGTGGACAAGATCGCAGAGGGCAGGGTCAATAAGTTTTACGAGGAAACCTGCCTGCTCGAGCAGCCCTACATAAGGGACCCGGAGAAGAAGATAAAGGACCTGGTGATGGAGAACATAGCCAAGATAGGGGAGAA
- a CDS encoding methylated-DNA--[protein]-cysteine S-methyltransferase has translation MCGKSIGTISTPIGPIMVTAEGDAITGIKVIVGQEPKGCCPSPVVQNAMEQLIEYFEGKRREFHLRVEPRGTTFQRQVFNALTGIPYGQTQSYGDIAKSMGSPMAARAVGRACAANPIIIVIPCHRVVGRNGLGGFSAPGGSETKVFLINLERSNPTK, from the coding sequence ATGTGCGGCAAATCCATCGGAACGATCTCAACCCCGATAGGCCCCATCATGGTGACGGCAGAGGGGGATGCGATCACAGGGATCAAGGTCATAGTAGGACAGGAGCCCAAAGGTTGTTGCCCATCTCCTGTGGTTCAAAACGCCATGGAACAACTTATCGAGTACTTTGAAGGGAAAAGAAGGGAATTTCATCTTAGGGTAGAGCCCAGGGGAACGACCTTCCAACGCCAAGTCTTTAATGCCTTGACAGGGATACCCTACGGTCAAACCCAAAGCTATGGAGACATCGCAAAATCCATGGGATCCCCAATGGCGGCAAGGGCCGTGGGAAGAGCCTGTGCCGCCAACCCAATAATCATAGTGATCCCATGCCATAGGGTCGTGGGACGCAACGGGCTCGGGGGATTCTCTGCTCCAGGCGGATCTGAGACCAAGGTGTTTCTCATAAACCTGGAGAGATCCAATCCGACTAAATAA
- a CDS encoding SLC13 family permease codes for MHQLEPSVLIFAVSYLILAIGQPPILRIDRTGAVIIGASLMVFVGAISMEDAYKSIDYRTLATLFGLMVLVAHFRLSGAVNLLSAWVLKRAGTPNGLLIFVIAAAGVLSALFVNDTICLLFTPMLLRLTYSMGTDPRPHLLALCMAANVGSAATITGNPQNLIIGMASGINYGKFFINMLVPSAAGLLFTYVAIRIFYRHQLTTPTTQHKDSGNFPYHKAMVIKFIFLSTACLAGFFSGLPIEVVAMAIASCFLITRRVKPEKVYQMIDFKLLLLFIGLFVIMGGFQGSKAFTWLSDLSTIALRGSISLSFVSAGLSNLVSNVPAVMLLKPLVKTLGLGDRGWLILAMSSTFAGNLTILGSIANIIVVEGASGRVRISFMEHLKVGLPVTLTSISFGIWWLNNFYI; via the coding sequence GTGCACCAGTTGGAACCATCGGTTTTGATATTCGCTGTTTCATATCTCATCCTAGCCATAGGACAGCCTCCCATCCTTCGCATAGACCGGACAGGGGCGGTCATAATCGGTGCCTCCCTTATGGTCTTCGTAGGAGCCATATCCATGGAGGATGCGTACAAATCCATAGATTACAGGACCTTGGCCACCCTCTTCGGTCTTATGGTCCTGGTGGCACACTTCAGACTCTCCGGGGCGGTAAACCTTCTATCCGCCTGGGTCCTGAAACGGGCAGGCACGCCTAACGGGCTTCTCATCTTCGTCATCGCCGCAGCGGGCGTACTTTCAGCCCTGTTCGTGAACGATACCATATGCCTCCTGTTCACACCGATGCTGCTGAGGTTGACCTACTCCATGGGCACCGACCCACGACCACACCTGCTGGCCCTTTGCATGGCGGCCAACGTGGGCAGCGCTGCCACGATAACCGGAAACCCCCAGAACCTGATAATAGGAATGGCTTCAGGGATCAATTATGGAAAGTTCTTCATAAACATGCTGGTCCCATCAGCAGCGGGGCTCCTTTTTACTTACGTGGCCATCAGGATCTTCTACAGGCACCAGTTGACCACACCAACGACACAGCACAAGGATTCCGGGAACTTCCCATATCACAAAGCCATGGTCATCAAGTTCATCTTTTTAAGCACCGCTTGCCTCGCGGGCTTCTTCTCCGGTTTACCCATAGAAGTGGTTGCAATGGCCATAGCCTCTTGTTTCCTTATTACAAGAAGGGTAAAGCCAGAAAAGGTGTACCAAATGATAGACTTCAAACTTCTCCTCCTTTTCATCGGATTGTTCGTGATAATGGGCGGCTTCCAGGGATCCAAGGCTTTTACCTGGCTATCCGACCTCAGCACCATTGCCTTAAGGGGGAGCATCTCCCTTTCTTTCGTGTCCGCAGGTCTTTCCAACTTGGTAAGCAACGTCCCTGCGGTGATGCTCCTTAAACCCCTCGTGAAAACCCTCGGGTTGGGTGACAGGGGATGGCTAATCCTTGCCATGAGCTCCACCTTCGCAGGGAACCTGACCATACTGGGATCCATAGCGAACATAATAGTCGTAGAAGGAGCATCCGGGAGGGTCAGGATATCATTCATGGAACACCTTAAGGTGGGCCTTCCTGTAACCCTCACCAGCATATCGTTCGGAATCTGGTGGCTAAACAACTTCTACATCTAA
- a CDS encoding metal-sensitive transcriptional regulator, whose amino-acid sequence MNSKKTKNTTGKTAVLNRLKRLEGQIRGIQKMIEDEKPCKDILIQLNAARKAMQNASIAVLKNYLNQCISQAASEVPKEKMDELERLIKAMIDLTPLDGEQ is encoded by the coding sequence ATGAACTCTAAGAAGACCAAGAACACCACAGGGAAAACCGCAGTGCTTAACCGGTTAAAGCGCTTAGAGGGACAGATACGAGGCATACAGAAGATGATAGAGGATGAAAAGCCCTGCAAAGATATACTTATCCAGCTGAACGCCGCGAGGAAGGCAATGCAGAACGCGTCCATCGCGGTGCTCAAGAACTACCTTAACCAGTGCATAAGCCAAGCGGCCTCAGAAGTCCCCAAGGAAAAAATGGACGAGCTGGAGAGGCTCATCAAGGCCATGATAGACCTCACCCCTCTGGACGGGGAGCAATGA
- the speD gene encoding adenosylmethionine decarboxylase, which yields MKKIKKLKKLKLYGFNNLTKSLSFNLYDICYAKTPEHRNAYIDYIDEEYNATRLTTILTEVANIIGANILNVAYQDYDPQGASVALLISEEKVGESQADHCQEQDEGESPGPLPQTYLAHLDKSHITVHTYPESHPDRGVCTFRADIDVSTCGRISPLKALNYLLHTFSPDIAIIDYRVRGFTRDISGEKFFLDHKINSIQNFISKDTRELYQFIDVNIYQENIFNTKMIIKDFDLDNYLFGTGKKSLLPGEKKRIKQEIKKEMAEIFAGRNLPSF from the coding sequence ATGAAGAAGATCAAGAAGCTTAAGAAGCTGAAGCTTTATGGCTTCAACAACCTAACTAAGTCCTTGAGCTTCAATCTTTACGATATATGTTACGCCAAGACTCCTGAGCATCGTAACGCGTACATAGACTACATAGACGAGGAGTACAACGCCACGAGGTTGACCACCATACTCACGGAGGTGGCCAACATCATAGGAGCTAATATATTGAACGTAGCCTATCAGGATTACGATCCCCAAGGGGCAAGCGTGGCGCTGCTTATATCGGAGGAGAAGGTAGGAGAGAGCCAGGCAGATCACTGTCAGGAGCAGGATGAAGGGGAGAGCCCCGGACCCCTTCCCCAGACGTATCTCGCACATTTGGATAAGAGCCATATAACTGTTCATACCTACCCGGAAAGCCACCCGGACCGAGGGGTATGTACTTTCAGGGCTGATATAGACGTATCAACCTGCGGCAGGATATCGCCACTTAAGGCCCTTAACTACCTGTTGCATACTTTCTCGCCTGACATCGCCATCATAGACTACAGGGTGAGGGGCTTTACGAGGGACATATCGGGGGAGAAGTTCTTCCTGGACCACAAGATAAACTCCATACAAAACTTCATATCAAAGGATACCCGTGAACTTTATCAGTTCATTGATGTTAACATATATCAGGAGAACATATTCAATACAAAGATGATAATAAAGGACTTCGACCTGGACAACTATCTCTTTGGTACCGGTAAGAAGTCGCTTCTTCCTGGGGAGAAGAAGAGGATAAAGCAGGAGATCAAGAAGGAGATGGCGGAGATTTTCGCCGGCCGGAACCTGCCATCGTTTTAA
- the rpsB gene encoding 30S ribosomal protein S2, translating into MAVVSMKQLLECGVHFGHQTRRWNPKMKPYIFTERNGIYIIDLQKTVKGLERAYSFVREVAKEGGSMLFVGTKRQAQEPIRNEALRCGQFYINQRWLGGLLTNFATIRRRINRMIELQKMEADGSINRYPKKEIIQLRKEREKLEKYLSGIRDMRDMPDALFVIDPRRENIAVLEAAKLGIPVVAIVDTNCDPELIDYPIPGNDDAIRAIELITGLMANAFIEGRQGVDGMPAPAAEAVAEEESVEDVIEVREKLHDEYSDVAEVLVNQELEERKGWKEA; encoded by the coding sequence ATGGCGGTAGTGAGCATGAAGCAGTTGTTGGAGTGTGGGGTTCACTTCGGTCACCAGACCAGGCGCTGGAACCCGAAGATGAAGCCATACATATTCACCGAGCGGAACGGGATCTACATCATTGATCTTCAGAAGACGGTGAAGGGTCTTGAGAGGGCTTACAGCTTCGTTCGGGAGGTGGCCAAGGAGGGGGGCAGCATGCTCTTCGTGGGCACCAAGCGGCAGGCCCAGGAGCCCATACGGAACGAGGCCCTTCGCTGTGGCCAGTTTTACATAAACCAGCGCTGGCTTGGCGGGCTTCTCACCAACTTTGCTACCATAAGGCGCCGGATCAATCGCATGATCGAGCTTCAGAAGATGGAGGCGGATGGTTCCATTAACCGCTATCCCAAGAAGGAGATCATCCAGCTTCGCAAGGAGCGGGAGAAGCTGGAGAAGTACCTCTCCGGCATAAGGGACATGAGGGATATGCCGGATGCGCTTTTCGTGATCGACCCCAGGAGGGAGAACATAGCGGTCCTTGAGGCTGCCAAGCTTGGAATCCCTGTGGTTGCCATAGTTGATACCAACTGTGACCCCGAGCTCATCGATTATCCGATCCCCGGGAACGACGATGCCATAAGGGCTATTGAGCTCATCACTGGTCTGATGGCCAATGCCTTTATAGAGGGACGTCAGGGAGTTGACGGCATGCCTGCTCCTGCCGCCGAGGCCGTTGCGGAGGAGGAGTCGGTGGAGGACGTCATCGAGGTCCGGGAGAAGCTTCACGATGAGTACTCGGATGTCGCAGAGGTACTGGTCAACCAGGAGCTTGAGGAGCGCAAGGGCTGGAAGGAGGCCTAG
- a CDS encoding endonuclease MutS2 → MICDANTYRVLEVDKVLGIVSGFCRGELGVRRALSLPPAGDVGALKRRFEVLRAFESSVIRRGDYPWDYRAAPLDGLIREAKSYGWLSGAELVRFRINLWLAQRVKARLKEDASEHEALRDLMRCFPDWEEELSSLDVLDDDGGLYDRASDRLKDIRQKMRDLRHQVRSRWNDILSSSHLASMLQDKVLVLRNGRFCALVRSDMAGTFPGIVTERSASGNSVYVEPSQLLPLNNRMSLLTNDEREEEERILKELTEMLLAREGALLNTDEALGTVDLLWAQVDMMRSKKWTVPEVTGERSFCLKGAKHPLLDDRAVPLDISCGERFRMLVITGPNTGGKTVALKTSGVVVYLAWLGFPVPCSEGTKVGDIGELFADIGDEQSIEQNLSTFSGHINQLRNIMERVTDRSLVLLDELGAGTDPEEGSALGVAVLEYFLGRRCLLIATTHHNRIKHFAMTTPRVEAASMEFDPVTLSPTYRLLMGIPGSSNAILIAERLKMPPEVIRRAKDEMGRSPTGVDLLLKGLEDRQRDLDLRLKEVEALRAELDAMKRDYLAKYGKVLSDSESIIREAKVKAEQLVHRAEEEAKALLVELRSKSHAEAQRAYQRGREKVRRAAATLDQLGSDVLDLPSPVSDRGLSVGDVVEIRGSAVKGELAEIDGDHGVVVSGAMRIRVPLKNLVLSASPLKVPQSKVTVSTPEKVLSSIMIRGMTLDEAMPLVERYIDQAYRVGYGEVEIIHGRGEGILRRAVHDLLRRLPFVESFRLGGPGEGGHGVTVVRFAR, encoded by the coding sequence AGGCGAGCGTTGTCCTTGCCTCCAGCGGGGGATGTAGGGGCTCTCAAGAGGAGGTTTGAGGTCCTAAGGGCCTTTGAATCCTCGGTTATAAGGAGAGGTGACTACCCGTGGGACTACAGGGCTGCCCCTCTTGATGGTCTTATAAGGGAGGCAAAATCGTATGGCTGGTTGAGTGGGGCAGAGCTGGTTCGCTTTAGGATCAACCTTTGGTTGGCCCAAAGGGTGAAGGCCAGGCTTAAGGAGGATGCTTCGGAGCACGAGGCATTGCGGGATCTTATGCGGTGCTTCCCGGACTGGGAGGAGGAGCTCTCTAGCCTGGACGTTTTGGACGATGACGGGGGGCTCTATGATCGAGCTTCCGACAGGCTTAAGGATATACGCCAAAAGATGAGGGACCTCCGCCATCAGGTTAGGAGCCGATGGAACGACATATTGTCCAGCTCTCACTTGGCGTCGATGCTGCAGGACAAGGTTCTCGTTCTTCGGAACGGTAGGTTTTGTGCCCTGGTGAGGTCTGATATGGCCGGGACATTTCCCGGTATCGTTACCGAACGGTCTGCCTCTGGTAACAGCGTCTACGTGGAACCCTCTCAGCTTTTGCCCTTGAACAACCGCATGTCATTGCTCACCAATGATGAGCGGGAAGAGGAGGAGAGGATCCTTAAGGAGCTCACGGAGATGTTGCTGGCCCGAGAGGGGGCTTTGTTGAACACCGATGAGGCCTTGGGTACCGTTGATCTACTCTGGGCCCAGGTGGACATGATGAGGTCTAAAAAGTGGACGGTACCGGAGGTAACAGGGGAAAGAAGCTTTTGCCTTAAGGGTGCGAAGCATCCCCTCTTGGATGATAGAGCGGTGCCGCTGGATATCTCCTGTGGTGAAAGGTTTAGGATGCTCGTGATAACCGGTCCCAACACGGGAGGCAAGACCGTGGCGCTTAAGACCTCGGGGGTGGTGGTGTACCTCGCCTGGTTGGGTTTCCCGGTTCCTTGTTCCGAGGGCACTAAGGTGGGGGATATAGGGGAGCTCTTTGCCGACATAGGGGATGAGCAGAGCATAGAACAGAACCTATCCACGTTCAGCGGCCATATAAATCAGCTTAGGAACATAATGGAACGGGTGACCGATAGGTCATTGGTCTTGCTGGACGAGCTAGGAGCCGGTACGGATCCTGAGGAGGGTTCTGCGCTGGGAGTTGCGGTGTTGGAGTACTTCCTAGGTCGTCGGTGCCTTCTGATAGCCACGACACATCATAACAGGATAAAACATTTTGCCATGACCACGCCTCGTGTTGAGGCTGCGTCTATGGAGTTCGACCCTGTAACGTTGTCCCCTACTTACAGGCTTCTTATGGGTATACCCGGCAGCAGCAATGCGATACTCATAGCGGAGAGGCTTAAGATGCCCCCTGAGGTTATAAGAAGGGCAAAGGACGAGATGGGCAGGTCTCCGACGGGAGTGGATCTCCTTCTAAAGGGGCTGGAGGATCGACAAAGGGATTTAGACTTGAGGCTTAAGGAAGTGGAGGCCTTGAGAGCAGAGCTAGATGCGATGAAGCGGGATTACTTGGCCAAGTATGGCAAGGTCCTGTCGGATTCGGAGTCGATAATAAGAGAAGCCAAGGTTAAAGCGGAGCAGTTGGTGCATCGGGCGGAGGAAGAGGCCAAGGCCCTTTTGGTGGAGCTTCGCAGCAAGTCCCATGCGGAGGCCCAGAGGGCCTACCAAAGGGGAAGGGAGAAGGTCAGGCGTGCCGCCGCCACCCTGGATCAGCTTGGATCTGATGTGCTTGATCTGCCGTCTCCTGTTTCGGATCGAGGATTGTCGGTGGGCGATGTGGTGGAGATAAGAGGGAGTGCGGTGAAGGGGGAGCTGGCGGAGATAGATGGAGATCATGGGGTTGTGGTATCGGGGGCCATGAGGATAAGAGTCCCCCTCAAAAACCTGGTCCTATCGGCATCTCCGCTCAAGGTGCCCCAGTCCAAGGTTACGGTATCTACCCCCGAGAAGGTCTTGAGCTCTATCATGATAAGGGGCATGACGTTGGATGAAGCGATGCCCCTGGTGGAGAGGTATATAGACCAAGCCTACCGCGTGGGTTACGGAGAAGTGGAGATAATACACGGACGCGGTGAGGGCATACTGAGAAGGGCGGTCCATGACCTGCTTAGGCGCCTGCCGTTCGTGGAGTCCTTCCGTCTTGGGGGGCCAGGAGAAGGGGGACATGGCGTAACGGTGGTTCGTTTCGCCAGGTGA